In the genome of Dermatophagoides farinae isolate YC_2012a chromosome 4, ASM2471394v1, whole genome shotgun sequence, the window cttcaGTTAGTGTAAATTTTTTGACCAccggatcatcatcattatccgaATCCTGgacttgaatgaataatggatgatcatcaaaatgtttatacatccaatcaaataattcttTAACATCGGATGCAAAATAAGCACGGCCATCGATACGTAAAAAATATGCATATTCAGTCAACAATTGTGGACTAATAATACGCcatttatgtttttgttttttaaaatgtGGATCAGGAAAtaggaaaaatattttcgataattgtgatttgttgaaaaaatttggcaTATATTTCATTGCATTACTACGTATACAattgatattattatatttgccCGGATTTTGTACACGTAATGCACGTATACGTTCAACAACATAATCGGATACTTTTTGTCTGATTTCAATgcctgaaaaaaaagcaaaaatgaGTTTTATGTGATATTTGAAAGTATTTCAAATTACCCAACATTAATGATTCAggatataatgatgataattcaatcaataggCCACCATAACCACATCCAATATCAAGAAATTCTACTTTTGATCCATTCTCATTATTCATATACAATGgataaaatgatgaccaatcaacatcatccgGGGTTATTGGataatcatcgaaaaaatgatCAGCAATTGGATTTGAATGTGCACGTTGGCGATAATAACGTTTCTGTGGCAGACATactgacaatgatgatgatgatgatgatgattctggtggtggtttttGTTCAATACTTGTAGAATATtcggtcatttttttttacagaataaatctttgaaaaaaaaaatcaaaacagaaACATCAGAAATCTTATGCACATTGAAAACATGCATGCATTCGATTCGATATTTGTgtatatacacacatatacactaATGACATCTGGTGGCCATTTATGatactttgattttttttttttttaaaattttttaaattttgaaaattctcaaaattccattgttttttttgaaaattgatttttttttctctctctcactaaTTTTCTTGATTGTTTACAATCAGGATTATTAGTGTTTATAAATAGAACACATCCGTCACGTAGCTATAGATAAGTTGACACTTTACGATTTAttaaaatcagaaaaaaaaaattattcagcTGATGTCACAgatgattaaattttaatcataaaaaaaaaataaaaatcagatgaaattcatttgtcaaacatcatcatgatcatcatcatcgtttgtgTTTgccaaaattgaaaaaagaatttatggaaaaaaaaaataaataaataaaacacgGAAAACTCGTTTAGTACGCGCATCAAATTTCAACCcataacaacgacaacaacaacaacaaaacgatgaaaaattcttggcttcgtctatttattttttttttgttcttgcaaaaattcatttcattatcatcatcatcatcatcatcatctgatatgataaaaaaaatggcaacaaaatttcaatggtaacaatttttatatttattaatcaaatgctcattaaaaacaacagacacacacacacacacatgacggaatcgaatcattgtcattatcataattttcaTGAAAAGCCCTTATAACTAtttcgacacacacacacactaattACCTTTCCGAATGAATGGAACATGAAAagagagaattttttctcgaaTCCAAtgtgtcgttgttgttgttgttcagacAGACGGTGCGGTTATAATTACATtgtaattcatcattaatttccAAGAAACAACATGAATCCGACAACCAatggaattttcatcatgatgatggtggtggtagcggtggtgatggtagcggtggtggtgttggtgatgaaattggttataattaattcattcattttttttctattcttcatcaa includes:
- the LOC124490855 gene encoding tRNA (guanine-N(7)-)-methyltransferase; amino-acid sequence: MTEYSTSIEQKPPPESSSSSSSLSVCLPQKRYYRQRAHSNPIADHFFDDYPITPDDVDWSSFYPLYMNNENGSKVEFLDIGCGYGGLLIELSSLYPESLMLGIEIRQKVSDYVVERIRALRVQNPGKYNNINCIRSNAMKYMPNFFNKSQLSKIFFLFPDPHFKKQKHKWRIISPQLLTEYAYFLRIDGRAYFASDVKELFDWMYKHFDDHPLFIQVQDSDNDDDPVVKKFTLTEEGKKVTRNGGQIWHAVFRRIDDPKDQHNKD